The genome window CCACGGGGTTCGCGGCCCGGACGGCCGGGTCCGGGGGCGTGCGGGGCGGACCCGGGGGAGGGTCAGGGAGATCCCGGATGGCGTAGACCAGGGGCCGTCCTTACAGTGAAGGCCATGCCCATCGACGACCCCATCGACGGCTACGTGGCAGAGCTGAGCCGTGCCCTGCACGGGCCGCGGCGGGCGAAGCGCGATCTGATCGCCGAGGTGCGGGACGGGCTCATCGACGCCGCCGAGGCGTACCAGGCCGCCGGGCTGGACCGGCCGGAGGCGGAGCGGCGGGCGGTGGCGGAGTTCGGGACGGTCGGCGAGATCGCCCCCGGGCTGCAGGAGGAGCTGGCCGCGGCCACCGGGCAGCGGCTCGGCGCGCTGCTGTTCCTCAGCGCCCCGCGCTCGCCTGGTACGTGATCTGGCGGTTCGATCCGGTGGAGGTGGTGGGCCGGCCGGCCGGGTGGTTCGGGCCGGTGGCCCGCGCGATGGACCTGATGCAGTTCGGCATCGGCGTGTTGGGCGGCCTCGCCGTCCTGGCGCAGCGCAGCGGGCGGTTCCGCCCGGGGCCGGCGGCCAGGGCGCTCGGGCTGTGCGTGCTGGGGTCGTTCCCGGTCACCGTCGCGCTGTACGCCGCGATGCTCGCCGGCACCGCCGGCGTGGTCACCGTCGGCGTCCCGGTTCTCGGGCTCACCGCGGTGAGCTGGGCGGTGTGGGGCGTGCAGCTCGCGGTGGCGTGGCGCTGCCTGCTGGTCAGCCGCCCTCGGAGGGCGTGGGCTCCAGCACGCTGCCGATGACCGCGGTGAACTCCCGCCAGGCGGACCGTGCGTCGAGCAGGTGGGCGCGTCCCGCGCCGGTGAGCCGGTAGGTACGGCGCTTTCGGCCGCCCACCTTCGCCCACTCGCTGCTCAGGTAGCCGATCCGCTCCAGCCGGCGCAGTGCGGGATAGACCGTTCCCGTCGGCACGTTCAGCGCGCCTCCGCTGCGCCGCCGTAGCTCCTCGATGATGGCGTAGCCGTGGCGCGGCTCCTCCTCCAGCACGGAGAGCAGCAGGGCGTCGAGGTGCCCGCGCAGGGTGTCGGCGTTCATGTGATCGAGCCTATAGATCCTTTTCGATGTCATGCCTGGCTACATGTAGGCTACCAATATATAGGCACGCACACTGAAGACACGGAGCGTGGCATGACCGTCCTCGACCTGGCCCGGCTGCAGTTCGCCCTGACGGCAGGCCTTCACTTCCTGTTCGTCGTGCTCACGCTGGGGCTGGCCCCGCTCGTCGCGATCCTCAACACGCGCTGGGTCCGCACCGGGAACCCGGTGCACGAGCGGATGACCCGGTTCTGGGGCCAGATCTATGTGATCAATTACGCACTCGGCA of Thermobispora bispora DSM 43833 contains these proteins:
- a CDS encoding permease prefix domain 1-containing protein, whose translation is MPIDDPIDGYVAELSRALHGPRRAKRDLIAEVRDGLIDAAEAYQAAGLDRPEAERRAVAEFGTVGEIAPGLQEELAAATGQRLGALLFLSAPRSPGT
- a CDS encoding PadR family transcriptional regulator; the encoded protein is MNADTLRGHLDALLLSVLEEEPRHGYAIIEELRRRSGGALNVPTGTVYPALRRLERIGYLSSEWAKVGGRKRRTYRLTGAGRAHLLDARSAWREFTAVIGSVLEPTPSEGG